Genomic DNA from Selenomonas sp. oral taxon 126:
CAGGAATGTCCCCTCAAGCGTCACAATCTCCAGCCGCTCCTCTGCCGCATATGCCTTTCCATGCAGAGCGCCCGCAAGTTCCCTCAGCCGCATTTCATCATTGAAATACATACGAAACAGCGAATCCTGATACTGTCGCCCTTTTTCCATCGGATCACCCGCCTCGGTGCATGAACTTCTTTTGCATCATTATACCATATTTTCAAAGAGAGTCACAGACAAATTGCAGACCATCCCTGCACATGAGGAAAAGTCCGCCACAGTTTCCCGTGGCAGACTCTGCAGACTTCCCCGTCTCACGCACGCGATGCCGCAATCTCCTCGATCAGCGTCCGTGTCTCTGTCAAAAGCCCCGCCAGCTGCTCCTTGCGCTGCTCCATCAGCGTGCGCTGTGCCTCCAGCAGCCGCTGCGCCTCGCGGACACCTTCCTTATCGTGTTCCACGCTCTCCCGGATCTTTTCCCGCGCTCTTGCGACGAGGTCGCTGTAGACCTCCTGTGCGCCCTCGCTGAACGCGTTGCGGATCTCCGCCCTCGCCTTCCTGCTCTCCTTCTCCTTCTGCTCGCGCGTCTCTCCATCCTTGAAGACGCTCCAGATGTTATACAGTGCTCCGGCAAATCCCAGAACAGATCCGAGAACCGCCGCCCCTCGCGCAATGCCGACGGCCCCCCACGGCGCGAACTTGACGCCGAACGTCTTGCCCAGCGTCTTGACGATGCCGTGCATCGCCGATCCCGAGAACTCCGTGAGTTTCCCCGTCGCAACATTCCACGGCATCAGATTGCCGCCGGCGAGCGCACTGCCCTCCTTCAGGCTGTGTCCCGCGAGCCGCTTACCCGCCTGCTGCATCACATCCCCAACAGACACACTGCCTCCGCCGCCCTCACCCTCACGCACAGTGACGGCACGGTTGCTGATCTCAACCACCTGACGCACAAAGGGGGAGTCGTTCAGCTTTTCCATTTCCTTGTCCAGCGTCTCCGCCATCTGCAGGAGTGCCGTATTGACCTCTGCATCTGCCCTGCCGGCAAGGATCTGTGCCTGTGCCTGTGCCTCTTCCAGCGCGACCTTTGCCTCCTCCTCCGACTTGGCACTTTCGATCTTGCGGAGAACGCTGCGCCCCAGCGAGGCGATCTCCGACTGACAGTGCAGGGCGAGCCGCTGTACCTCGCTCTCACAGTCCTGCGCCGCATCGTCGATTGCACGCAGCTTGCGCCTTGCAATCTCCTGATTCCCCTCGTATGCTGCCTGATCCTCCTCGGGGAGATCCCCCGCCTTCATCATCGCATTTTCAAGTGCACGGAGCGGTTTCAGCAGACGGGCGGCAACGCCTTTTGCCGCCACAAAGGCGTTCAAGTTCTCGATGAATGCGTCGTGTCCGCTCTCTTCGAGGAGCTCCTGCCGCAGCTCGCTCTCCTCTTCATCGCAGGACATCTCGTAGTATTTTGTTGCGAGGAAGCTCATATAGAGCTCCTCGGGGCTGTAGGGCGCAATGACCTTGCGCA
This window encodes:
- a CDS encoding GTPase domain-containing protein — protein: MNDFVLHAYAERAESLLSRVRAAFDALELPADALPDDMRPDDGAIKLVFVGQYSAGKSSIIKMLSGIDTAIGAGITTGAAKAFDWNGMEIIDTPGIHTGLREDHDDITYAEIGQAALLVFVVTGEGFNAQIGAHFRKLAVEQKRGGSMVLVVNKMDRAPEGNSAAQQTIIRDDMRKVIAPYSPEELYMSFLATKYYEMSCDEEESELRQELLEESGHDAFIENLNAFVAAKGVAARLLKPLRALENAMMKAGDLPEEDQAAYEGNQEIARRKLRAIDDAAQDCESEVQRLALHCQSEIASLGRSVLRKIESAKSEEEAKVALEEAQAQAQILAGRADAEVNTALLQMAETLDKEMEKLNDSPFVRQVVEISNRAVTVREGEGGGGSVSVGDVMQQAGKRLAGHSLKEGSALAGGNLMPWNVATGKLTEFSGSAMHGIVKTLGKTFGVKFAPWGAVGIARGAAVLGSVLGFAGALYNIWSVFKDGETREQKEKESRKARAEIRNAFSEGAQEVYSDLVARAREKIRESVEHDKEGVREAQRLLEAQRTLMEQRKEQLAGLLTETRTLIEEIAASRA